One window of the Chryseobacterium camelliae genome contains the following:
- the ccoS gene encoding cbb3-type cytochrome oxidase assembly protein CcoS encodes MDILYLMILCSVSLAAVFLVVFIINARKGQFEDDESPAVRILFDSDEIKEEKEHDDENHTDEEQEKSKIEDKSE; translated from the coding sequence ATGGATATTCTATATTTAATGATCCTATGCAGTGTTTCCTTGGCTGCAGTTTTCCTGGTCGTTTTCATTATTAACGCCAGAAAAGGACAGTTTGAAGATGACGAGTCACCGGCTGTAAGGATTCTCTTTGATTCTGATGAAATTAAGGAAGAAAAAGAGCATGATGACGAGAATCATACTGATGAAGAGCAAGAAAAAAGTAAAATTGAAGATAAAAGTGAATAG